In Pedobacter sp. SL55, the following proteins share a genomic window:
- a CDS encoding oligosaccharide flippase family protein, with protein sequence MFKNIIANYIGKIWGIFSVFIFVPFYIKILGIEAYAIINFYGIILTIMYFADGGLSATLNREFARNTDKAIMGNILFTIERVYICICIFIALFIASFSSIIANNWLNTQSISPHSLQTFIILMGLSVAFQLFSTLENSGLLGLEKQVLANGIQVLSSFFRSAVVLIPLYFYPSLLTFFVWQVVVNVLFFFITRYNLWKYIKTDTKHSFDKEFLKTVGKFAGGMMLMAIISSLNTQIDKLVISKTLSLKEFGYYSLAGVLSQSPILLVSPIAVAILPRLVKYSENINKTRLKRIFHINSSILSALATSAGLVLFLFTYDFILIWTHNKEIATTIDNVAKVLILGSVFLSFQFMPYHLAIANGHTKTNIKLSVVSLILIIPTLYYSVNRYGLIGATFTWLALNVIAYLYLGYFLLGKFLKNEFKNWLFFDTILPLIIACIVGCVSYFLVYNLPKGLYVLLYSVVIGIICLGINLFALGKIYPNYKYLYINIFKKNITK encoded by the coding sequence ATGTTTAAAAATATTATTGCCAATTATATTGGCAAAATTTGGGGAATCTTTTCCGTATTTATATTTGTTCCTTTTTATATTAAAATTTTAGGGATAGAGGCTTACGCAATTATCAATTTTTATGGAATAATACTAACTATAATGTATTTTGCAGATGGAGGTCTTTCGGCTACTCTAAACAGAGAATTTGCAAGAAATACAGATAAAGCGATAATGGGCAATATACTCTTTACAATAGAAAGGGTATATATTTGTATATGCATTTTTATTGCTCTCTTCATAGCATCATTTTCAAGCATAATCGCAAATAATTGGCTAAATACTCAGTCCATATCTCCACATAGCCTACAAACTTTTATCATATTAATGGGGCTAAGTGTAGCATTTCAATTATTTTCTACCTTAGAAAACAGTGGTTTACTCGGTCTAGAAAAGCAAGTGTTGGCAAATGGTATTCAGGTTTTAAGTAGCTTTTTTAGATCAGCTGTAGTTTTAATTCCTCTATATTTTTATCCCTCTCTTTTAACTTTTTTCGTTTGGCAAGTAGTTGTAAATGTTTTATTTTTCTTTATTACACGGTACAACTTGTGGAAATATATTAAAACGGATACTAAGCACTCTTTTGATAAAGAATTTCTAAAGACAGTAGGTAAATTTGCGGGAGGCATGATGTTAATGGCTATCATCTCATCTTTGAACACACAGATAGATAAGCTAGTAATTAGTAAAACGTTATCCTTGAAAGAGTTTGGATATTACTCTTTAGCTGGTGTACTTTCGCAATCTCCTATACTTCTTGTTTCTCCGATAGCTGTTGCTATATTGCCTAGGCTTGTAAAGTATTCTGAAAACATAAATAAAACTCGTTTAAAAAGAATATTTCATATTAACTCCTCTATTTTATCGGCCCTTGCAACTTCGGCGGGATTAGTTCTTTTTCTGTTTACTTATGATTTTATTTTAATATGGACTCACAATAAAGAAATTGCTACTACAATAGATAATGTTGCCAAGGTTTTAATTCTAGGTTCTGTGTTTTTATCTTTTCAATTCATGCCATACCATTTAGCTATTGCAAACGGACACACAAAGACCAACATTAAGCTTAGTGTCGTGTCTTTAATTCTAATTATCCCAACTTTGTATTATTCTGTAAATAGATATGGCCTAATTGGAGCTACGTTTACTTGGCTAGCATTAAATGTTATTGCATATCTTTATTTAGGTTATTTCCTACTAGGTAAATTCTTAAAAAATGAATTTAAAAATTGGTTGTTTTTTGACACTATTTTGCCTCTAATAATTGCGTGTATTGTTGGATGCGTAAGCTACTTTTTAGTCTATAATTTACCCAAAGGGTTATATGTTTTACTATACTCTGTTGTAATAGGTATAATTTGCCTAGGAATTAATTTATTTGCTTTAGGGAAAATATACCCTAACTATAAATACTTGTATATCAATATTTTTAAAAAAAATATAACAAAATGA
- a CDS encoding GNAT family N-acetyltransferase, which translates to MELVLIKHSQLTDLDLEKIIDIKKIHWDYSREEHKEWIDKNLGEADIHALIFNNEELVSYLNLIRTEVRINGVRQSFMGVGNVCSLTKGFGFGKKLMIEIQNYLLKNNLRGILLCKEELVHFYKKHRWELIEPDKIISEQYKNINIMLFNINSVIDKLDYDGRNF; encoded by the coding sequence ATGGAATTAGTTTTAATTAAGCATAGTCAGTTGACAGATTTAGATTTAGAGAAAATCATTGATATAAAGAAGATACATTGGGATTATAGCCGTGAAGAGCATAAAGAATGGATTGATAAGAATTTAGGAGAGGCAGACATTCATGCTCTAATATTTAATAATGAGGAATTAGTTTCATATTTAAATCTAATCAGAACAGAAGTAAGAATAAACGGGGTAAGACAAAGTTTTATGGGTGTTGGAAATGTTTGTTCGCTCACAAAAGGATTTGGCTTCGGTAAAAAGTTAATGATTGAAATTCAAAATTATTTATTGAAGAATAACCTAAGAGGAATTTTGCTTTGCAAAGAAGAGTTAGTTCATTTCTACAAAAAACACCGTTGGGAGTTAATTGAGCCTGATAAAATCATTTCTGAACAATACAAGAATATCAATATTATGTTATTTAATATCAATTCAGTGATAGATAAATTAGACTATGACGGAAGAAATTTTTAA
- a CDS encoding DegT/DnrJ/EryC1/StrS family aminotransferase has protein sequence MPKDIGNEINEILYSGQLGYGKYGKIFENKLGKFLGCENVLSVNTFNIAMLVVLSTLGLKAEDEVIASPVSCLASNQPFAIKGIKVVWADIDPKFGGLCPDSVKSKITKKTKAIFHNHFCGYLGNITAINAIGREYGIPVVDDGIEAFGSKYKGNRLGNIGTDITVFSFQTVRLPNTIDGGAIVFNNKELYEKALLVRDYGIDRGKFRNENGEISSSCDIKLEGYGGLMSDLNSCIGIRQMDDIEELLQIQSKNSNYWKNKFYSHPEIQPLPEVDFCEPNFWVFGTLCENKEKSIKEFRENGFYATGVHINNNIYTVFKDKTKLKGVNEFMNRFVAIPSGWWVKNR, from the coding sequence ATGCCGAAAGATATCGGCAATGAGATAAATGAAATACTTTATTCAGGACAGTTAGGATATGGGAAATATGGAAAGATTTTTGAAAATAAATTAGGAAAGTTTTTGGGATGCGAGAATGTCCTATCTGTAAATACTTTTAACATAGCGATGCTTGTAGTGTTATCGACTTTAGGCTTGAAAGCCGAGGACGAGGTAATAGCAAGTCCAGTAAGTTGTTTAGCCTCTAACCAACCATTTGCCATTAAAGGTATTAAAGTAGTTTGGGCCGATATAGACCCTAAATTTGGCGGTCTCTGTCCAGACAGTGTAAAAAGCAAAATTACTAAAAAGACCAAAGCGATTTTTCACAATCATTTTTGTGGTTACTTAGGTAACATCACGGCGATAAATGCCATCGGAAGAGAATATGGCATACCTGTTGTAGATGATGGCATAGAGGCATTTGGTTCAAAGTATAAGGGTAATAGACTAGGGAATATTGGAACAGACATTACTGTGTTTTCTTTTCAAACAGTGCGATTGCCGAATACAATTGATGGCGGCGCCATTGTCTTTAATAACAAAGAATTATATGAAAAAGCTTTACTAGTGAGAGACTATGGAATTGACAGAGGAAAGTTTAGAAATGAAAATGGCGAAATAAGCTCTTCATGCGATATCAAGCTAGAAGGGTACGGTGGTCTAATGAGCGACTTAAATTCTTGTATTGGGATTAGGCAAATGGATGATATAGAAGAACTACTCCAAATTCAAAGTAAAAATTCCAACTATTGGAAGAATAAATTTTATAGCCATCCCGAAATTCAACCCTTACCGGAAGTGGATTTTTGTGAGCCTAACTTCTGGGTTTTTGGAACTTTATGTGAAAATAAGGAAAAATCGATAAAAGAATTTAGGGAAAATGGTTTTTACGCTACTGGTGTGCATATAAACAATAATATTTACACAGTATTTAAAGATAAAACTAAATTAAAAGGTGTAAATGAATTTATGAATCGCTTTGTCGCAATTCCAAGCGGATGGTGGGTTAAAAATAGGTAG
- a CDS encoding DegT/DnrJ/EryC1/StrS family aminotransferase, whose protein sequence is MLPLVKTSIPSREILMPLLEEVLYSGYVAQGDTVDEFERKFENYIGGGYTLSLNSGTAALHIALILAGVKEGDEVITTALTAEPTNVAIKMVGAKVRWADVDYETGNISAESVEKAINPRTKAIIVVDYAGIPVDVKRVQEISEKYNIPVIEDAAHALGAKYKGKKTGNHFPFTVYSFQAIKHLTTIDGGALQILDKDLYEKGKIIRWFGLDKKLTRMDNNIQIQGYKYHMNNVNATIGIAQLAQIENLVHRYIDNGKFFDEHLKGVKAVELINYYPDTEPSYWLYTLKVDNRARFIQMMAENGVMASELHKRNDLHDYLNDFPAELPNLDLFYRKMVHIPCGWWVTDTDREKIVALIKKGW, encoded by the coding sequence ATGTTACCTTTAGTAAAAACGAGTATTCCGTCCCGAGAAATTTTAATGCCGTTACTTGAAGAAGTACTATACAGTGGCTATGTCGCCCAAGGTGATACAGTGGACGAGTTTGAAAGAAAATTTGAGAATTATATTGGTGGAGGTTATACTCTGTCACTAAACTCTGGCACGGCAGCTTTACATATTGCCTTAATTTTAGCAGGCGTTAAAGAAGGAGATGAAGTAATAACTACTGCGTTAACGGCCGAGCCGACAAATGTAGCAATTAAAATGGTTGGTGCAAAAGTCAGATGGGCAGATGTAGACTATGAAACAGGAAACATAAGCGCAGAGTCGGTAGAAAAAGCAATCAATCCTAGAACTAAAGCTATAATCGTGGTAGATTATGCAGGCATACCTGTGGACGTAAAACGTGTTCAGGAAATTTCTGAAAAATATAATATCCCGGTAATTGAAGATGCGGCTCACGCTCTGGGTGCTAAATATAAAGGTAAGAAGACTGGAAATCACTTTCCTTTCACAGTCTATTCTTTTCAAGCGATAAAACACTTAACAACTATTGACGGTGGTGCGTTACAAATTTTAGATAAAGACTTATATGAAAAAGGGAAAATAATAAGATGGTTTGGACTTGATAAAAAATTAACTAGGATGGATAATAATATTCAAATTCAAGGTTATAAATATCACATGAACAACGTCAATGCGACAATAGGCATTGCGCAGCTCGCCCAAATAGAGAATTTAGTACACCGCTATATTGATAATGGTAAGTTTTTCGACGAGCACCTAAAAGGTGTTAAAGCCGTAGAACTAATAAACTATTACCCAGATACAGAGCCGTCATATTGGTTATACACACTCAAAGTAGATAACAGAGCTAGGTTTATTCAAATGATGGCAGAAAATGGAGTTATGGCTTCTGAGCTTCATAAACGTAACGATTTGCATGATTATTTAAATGATTTTCCCGCTGAGCTACCAAATTTGGACTTATTTTACCGTAAGATGGTTCATATTCCTTGTGGTTGGTGGGTCACTGATACAGATAGAGAGAAAATCGTTGCTTTAATAAAGAAAGGTTGGTAA
- a CDS encoding polysaccharide biosynthesis protein — translation MYKNKTLLITGGTGSFGNAMLKGFLNSELKEIRIFSRDEKKQEDMRIQYKNDKLNFVIGDVRDFNSINQAMQGVDYVFHAAALKQVPSCEFYPEQAVKTNIIGSENVLEAAARNDVKRVVVLSTDKAVYPINAMGISKAMMEKIAVSKARDSRVKNIDAIYTATRYGNVMCSRGSIIPLFIQQIKQGKPLTITNPDMTRFMMSLDDSVELVKFAFENGTPGDIFVQKSPGASIKTLAQALKELFNAENEIHIIGERHSEKKYETLCSKEEMSKAEDLGRFYRVPADFRDLNYTKYVQEDGPKLFDSEYNSDNTKRLTTEELKALLLTLDYVREELSSHDKK, via the coding sequence ATGTATAAAAATAAAACGCTTTTGATAACTGGAGGAACAGGGTCTTTTGGTAATGCGATGTTGAAAGGGTTTTTAAATTCTGAATTAAAAGAAATTAGGATTTTTAGCCGTGATGAAAAAAAGCAAGAGGATATGCGTATCCAGTATAAAAATGACAAGTTAAATTTCGTGATAGGTGACGTTCGTGATTTCAATTCTATAAATCAAGCAATGCAAGGAGTAGATTACGTGTTTCATGCAGCGGCCTTAAAACAAGTGCCTTCCTGCGAGTTTTATCCAGAACAAGCAGTCAAAACCAATATTATAGGTTCCGAAAATGTCTTGGAAGCTGCCGCTAGAAATGACGTTAAACGCGTAGTTGTTTTGAGTACAGATAAAGCAGTGTATCCAATTAATGCTATGGGAATTTCGAAAGCAATGATGGAAAAAATAGCAGTTTCTAAAGCTAGAGATTCCAGAGTTAAAAATATTGATGCAATTTATACGGCAACTAGATATGGTAATGTGATGTGCTCTAGAGGATCTATTATCCCGTTGTTTATTCAACAAATAAAGCAAGGCAAACCATTAACTATAACGAATCCAGATATGACAAGATTTATGATGTCACTGGATGATTCGGTAGAATTGGTAAAATTCGCTTTTGAGAATGGAACCCCAGGCGATATTTTTGTACAAAAATCGCCAGGAGCTTCAATCAAAACATTGGCACAAGCATTAAAGGAGCTTTTTAATGCTGAAAATGAAATTCACATCATTGGAGAGAGGCATTCAGAAAAAAAATACGAAACATTGTGTTCTAAAGAAGAAATGTCGAAAGCCGAAGATTTGGGACGATTCTATAGAGTACCAGCTGATTTTAGAGATTTGAACTATACAAAATATGTTCAAGAAGATGGACCTAAACTTTTTGATAGCGAGTATAACTCTGATAATACTAAAAGATTAACAACAGAAGAGCTAAAAGCACTTCTATTGACATTAGATTACGTAAGAGAAGAACTATCTTCACACGACAAAAAGTAA
- a CDS encoding Wzz/FepE/Etk N-terminal domain-containing protein, translated as MTNDLEKNKNIQEDEISLKELILKIREWWQYLWSKKWIIIAAGLVGALLGLGYSFTKKPIYTATTTFVLESGEKSGGGLGAYAGVASMMGIDLGGGGGDMFQGDNILDFYKSRKMIEKALFSPVDTGSNQPLIEKYIEINELRKVWGENEQLIKLKFKVGDFELVKRDRLRDSVVGSIVEDIGKNYLSVAKPDKKLSKIQVDVKSTNEVFAKRFNEEIVENVNDFYVETKTKKSLANVAILQRKTDSVRAVMNGAIYNAAAVSDATPNMNPTRQVQRVAPIQRAQASAETNKAILSSLIQNLEMSKMALMKEAPLLQIVDGPIYPLQKEKFGKAKGIVLGGIFVVFITLLILTGRYFINKILN; from the coding sequence ATGACAAACGATTTAGAAAAAAATAAAAACATACAAGAAGATGAGATTTCTTTAAAGGAACTCATCTTAAAAATAAGAGAGTGGTGGCAATACCTGTGGAGTAAGAAATGGATCATTATTGCCGCGGGGTTGGTAGGTGCTTTACTTGGCTTGGGCTATTCTTTTACTAAAAAACCGATATATACTGCTACTACTACGTTTGTTTTAGAGAGCGGAGAAAAGAGTGGGGGAGGCTTAGGTGCTTATGCAGGTGTAGCCTCAATGATGGGTATTGACTTAGGCGGTGGTGGAGGAGACATGTTCCAAGGGGATAATATTTTGGATTTCTATAAATCTAGAAAGATGATAGAAAAAGCGTTGTTTAGCCCTGTTGATACAGGTTCTAACCAACCGCTTATCGAAAAATACATTGAGATCAATGAATTAAGAAAAGTTTGGGGCGAAAATGAGCAGTTGATCAAGCTAAAATTTAAAGTCGGCGATTTTGAGTTGGTGAAAAGAGACCGCTTGCGTGATAGCGTGGTCGGAAGTATTGTAGAAGATATAGGTAAAAATTATCTTTCGGTGGCCAAGCCAGATAAAAAGCTGAGTAAAATCCAAGTCGATGTGAAATCAACAAATGAGGTTTTTGCGAAAAGATTTAATGAGGAAATCGTTGAAAATGTAAATGATTTTTACGTGGAGACTAAAACTAAAAAATCTCTAGCTAACGTAGCTATTTTACAACGCAAAACAGATTCGGTTAGAGCAGTGATGAATGGAGCAATTTATAATGCTGCGGCAGTTTCTGATGCCACACCAAATATGAACCCAACTAGGCAGGTGCAACGTGTAGCCCCAATTCAAAGGGCACAAGCATCGGCCGAAACCAATAAAGCAATCTTAAGCTCTTTAATTCAAAATCTAGAAATGTCTAAAATGGCTTTGATGAAAGAAGCGCCTTTACTGCAAATTGTGGATGGGCCAATTTATCCTTTGCAGAAAGAGAAATTTGGTAAGGCTAAAGGTATTGTGTTGGGTGGGATTTTTGTTGTTTTCATAACATTGTTAATATTAACTGGTAGGTACTTTATTAATAAAATTTTAAATTAA
- a CDS encoding Gfo/Idh/MocA family protein, protein MALRKIRFAVLGCGHIGKRHAELVAKHPNAELVATIDLREPKELQISNYHVPHFFNIDTFLESGMNADVINICTPNGLHAEQAVKCIDEGYHVVIEKPIALQIEEAYAILAAANKNDRHAFPVVQNRYSATVKWLKQLVESGALGKIFMIQMNCFWNRDEHYYTKGSWHGTLALDGGPLFTQFSHFIDVLNWTFGKITNINADFYNFNHQETTAFEDSGLIKFELANGAAGTISYSTSIFQSNFESSITVIAEKGTVKIGGQYMNVLEYCQIDGAERPVLDEHQLVNHYGAYKGSASNHQQVIENVVNTLNGLEKPHVSLPEGIEVVEIISSIYQQRKIEKTTLQDKKHLV, encoded by the coding sequence TTGGCATTGAGGAAAATTAGGTTTGCTGTTTTAGGTTGTGGGCATATCGGTAAAAGACATGCCGAACTGGTGGCTAAACATCCAAACGCCGAATTGGTAGCTACTATAGATTTGCGGGAACCTAAAGAACTACAGATTTCCAATTACCATGTGCCACATTTTTTCAATATAGACACTTTTTTAGAGTCTGGTATGAATGCCGATGTGATCAATATCTGTACACCAAACGGATTGCATGCCGAGCAAGCAGTTAAGTGTATTGACGAAGGATATCATGTAGTGATCGAAAAACCGATAGCCTTACAAATCGAGGAAGCCTACGCAATTTTAGCAGCAGCGAATAAAAATGATAGGCACGCTTTCCCAGTAGTACAAAATAGATATTCTGCTACAGTAAAGTGGTTGAAACAATTGGTTGAAAGCGGCGCTTTGGGTAAAATCTTTATGATCCAAATGAACTGCTTTTGGAATAGAGACGAGCATTATTATACCAAAGGAAGTTGGCATGGCACATTAGCACTTGATGGTGGTCCTTTGTTTACCCAGTTTTCGCATTTTATTGATGTGTTGAACTGGACTTTCGGCAAAATCACAAATATCAACGCCGACTTTTATAATTTCAACCACCAAGAAACTACAGCATTTGAAGACAGTGGTTTAATCAAATTTGAATTGGCAAATGGAGCGGCGGGTACAATTTCCTATTCTACATCAATCTTCCAAAGTAATTTTGAAAGTAGCATTACGGTAATTGCCGAAAAAGGCACGGTAAAAATTGGTGGTCAGTATATGAATGTGTTAGAATATTGCCAAATTGATGGTGCCGAAAGGCCGGTTTTGGATGAGCACCAATTGGTAAATCATTATGGCGCTTATAAAGGCTCGGCATCTAACCATCAACAGGTCATAGAAAATGTGGTAAATACGTTAAATGGTTTAGAAAAACCTCACGTATCTTTACCAGAAGGTATAGAAGTAGTCGAAATCATTTCAAGCATTTACCAGCAGCGTAAAATAGAAAAAACAACACTACAAGATAAAAAACATTTAGTTTAG
- a CDS encoding acyltransferase, which produces MPNYFVHETAVVDEGAKIGAGTKIWHFCHIMPHAKIGSNCSLGQNVMIADQVEIGNGVKIQNNVSVYEGVMLEDDVFIGPSVVFTNVKNPRSFINRKAEFKKTVVKKGASIGANATIVCGNTIGSYAFVAAGTVITKDVKPYSLVMGNPAVHVGWVSEHGHTLNFNVSNVTQCPESGEKYQLVDNQITKLAQIGIEEN; this is translated from the coding sequence ATGCCTAATTATTTTGTACATGAAACAGCAGTGGTAGATGAGGGCGCAAAAATAGGTGCTGGGACTAAAATTTGGCATTTTTGCCATATCATGCCTCACGCAAAAATAGGAAGTAACTGTAGTCTGGGCCAAAATGTAATGATAGCCGACCAAGTAGAGATTGGCAATGGCGTTAAAATCCAAAACAACGTATCAGTTTACGAGGGAGTAATGCTCGAAGACGATGTTTTTATTGGTCCTTCGGTGGTATTTACCAATGTTAAAAACCCTAGGAGCTTTATTAACCGTAAAGCGGAATTTAAAAAAACAGTTGTTAAAAAAGGAGCATCCATTGGCGCCAATGCAACTATTGTTTGTGGTAATACCATTGGCTCTTATGCCTTTGTTGCTGCGGGTACGGTAATCACTAAAGACGTGAAACCTTACTCTTTGGTAATGGGCAATCCCGCAGTACATGTGGGGTGGGTAAGCGAACATGGACACACCTTGAATTTTAACGTAAGTAATGTTACTCAATGTCCAGAAAGTGGAGAGAAATATCAATTGGTAGATAATCAGATTACTAAATTAGCACAAATTGGCATTGAGGAAAATTAG
- a CDS encoding DegT/DnrJ/EryC1/StrS family aminotransferase, producing the protein MPDFKVKVPFFDAAQLYSANKAELDGIVLKVLSDGAYINGPEVGRFANQLADYLNVNHVIPCGNGTDALCLALMALGLNQGDEVIVPTFNFIAAAEAVAFLGLTPVFADVSPEDFNITAKNIEEKISNKTKAIIVVHLFGAAADMEPILTLANQHQIFVIEDVAQALGSEYNGEKLGTFGAIGCTSFFPTKNLACFGDGGATFTRDQFLANKLKMLANHGQQKKYDHQYVGVNSRLDTLQAAILSHQLAQLDVNIEKRIALAQRYNEGLKSLDIGISVKREYTKHSFNQYCIVLKSSRQRDQLKAYLADQDIATMIYYSQPNHLQQAFSSLGYKVGDFPVAEDLCGTVLALPIAHLSITQQDDVIAHINAFFANA; encoded by the coding sequence ATGCCCGACTTTAAGGTGAAAGTGCCATTTTTTGATGCTGCGCAACTCTATAGCGCTAATAAAGCAGAACTTGACGGAATTGTTCTAAAAGTGTTAAGTGATGGCGCTTATATTAATGGTCCAGAAGTTGGACGATTTGCAAATCAACTGGCCGACTATCTCAATGTTAACCACGTTATCCCTTGTGGAAACGGTACAGATGCACTTTGTTTAGCGCTGATGGCTTTAGGCTTAAACCAAGGCGACGAAGTGATTGTTCCTACTTTTAATTTCATTGCAGCAGCCGAAGCTGTAGCTTTTTTAGGATTGACCCCCGTATTTGCAGATGTATCTCCTGAAGATTTTAATATCACGGCAAAAAACATCGAGGAAAAGATAAGCAATAAAACCAAAGCGATAATTGTGGTTCATCTGTTTGGTGCTGCAGCAGACATGGAGCCCATTTTGACACTAGCCAATCAACATCAAATATTTGTAATTGAAGATGTGGCGCAGGCTTTAGGAAGCGAGTATAATGGAGAAAAGCTAGGTACTTTTGGAGCCATAGGCTGTACCTCTTTCTTCCCGACTAAAAATCTAGCCTGTTTTGGCGATGGCGGTGCCACTTTTACACGAGACCAATTTTTGGCAAACAAGCTAAAAATGTTGGCCAACCACGGGCAACAAAAGAAATATGACCACCAATATGTTGGTGTTAATTCTAGATTAGATACTTTGCAGGCGGCCATTTTATCTCATCAGCTTGCACAGCTAGACGTTAATATTGAGAAAAGGATAGCTTTAGCCCAGCGCTATAACGAAGGATTAAAATCGCTTGATATCGGTATTTCCGTTAAAAGAGAATATACAAAACATAGTTTCAACCAGTATTGTATCGTTTTAAAAAGTTCCAGACAGCGAGACCAACTCAAAGCGTATTTAGCAGATCAAGATATTGCCACAATGATTTATTATTCGCAACCTAATCATTTGCAGCAGGCTTTTTCTTCATTGGGCTATAAAGTTGGCGATTTTCCTGTTGCAGAAGACCTTTGCGGTACAGTATTAGCCTTGCCTATCGCTCATCTGTCGATAACACAACAAGATGATGTCATTGCTCACATCAATGCTTTTTTTGCAAATGCCTAA
- a CDS encoding nucleotide sugar dehydrogenase: protein MSNYHIGVIGLGYVGLPLAIAFAKKYKVVGFDIDVERAAELQKGYDRTKEADMNLLQEVLSTGSLVFSSTVNDISKCNVFIVTVPTPIDQFKSPDLLPLLKASQMLGTVLKKGDIVIYESTVYPGCTEEDCVPVLEKYAGLKYNIDFFCGYSPERINPGDKVNTLTKIRKVTSGSTPAIADVVDGLYASIITAGTHKAPSIKVAEASKAIENAQRDINISFVNELALIFDRVGIDTNDVIEAAGTKWNFLKFKPGLVGGHCIGVDPYYLAHKAQLLGYHPQVILSGRRVNDDMGMFVANKVVKLLIKKGNAIKGSKALILGITFKENCPDIRNSRVIDIYHELLQFGINVAVYDPYADKAQVHEEYGITLLSNLEDKYDSIILAVSHQEFLTLDFGALKNGEQAVIFDTKAFLDRRIIDARL, encoded by the coding sequence ATGAGTAATTACCATATTGGTGTTATTGGCTTAGGATACGTTGGCTTACCGCTAGCTATAGCATTTGCCAAAAAATATAAGGTAGTTGGTTTTGATATTGATGTAGAGCGGGCTGCCGAACTTCAAAAAGGATACGATAGAACCAAAGAAGCCGATATGAACTTGCTTCAAGAAGTATTGTCTACCGGAAGTTTGGTATTTTCTTCTACGGTAAATGATATTTCGAAATGTAATGTTTTCATTGTAACGGTACCCACGCCAATAGATCAATTCAAATCTCCAGATTTGTTGCCTTTGCTAAAAGCATCCCAAATGTTGGGAACTGTGCTTAAAAAAGGCGATATCGTAATTTACGAATCTACTGTATATCCAGGTTGTACAGAAGAAGATTGTGTGCCGGTATTGGAGAAATATGCTGGATTAAAGTATAACATTGATTTCTTTTGTGGTTACTCTCCAGAACGGATCAACCCAGGAGATAAAGTAAATACACTTACTAAAATAAGGAAAGTAACCTCGGGTTCTACTCCTGCCATTGCAGATGTTGTAGATGGCTTGTACGCTAGCATTATTACTGCTGGTACGCACAAGGCGCCCAGTATCAAAGTAGCAGAAGCTTCTAAAGCCATTGAAAATGCCCAACGTGATATCAACATCTCTTTCGTAAACGAATTGGCTTTAATTTTCGATCGTGTAGGTATAGATACCAATGATGTAATTGAAGCGGCAGGCACCAAATGGAACTTTTTAAAATTTAAGCCAGGTTTGGTTGGTGGTCATTGTATCGGTGTAGATCCGTATTATTTGGCACATAAGGCGCAGCTGCTAGGCTACCATCCTCAGGTAATTTTATCTGGTCGTCGTGTAAATGATGATATGGGCATGTTTGTCGCTAATAAAGTGGTAAAACTGCTTATCAAAAAAGGGAATGCCATTAAAGGCTCTAAAGCTTTAATCTTAGGGATTACTTTCAAAGAAAACTGTCCAGATATTAGAAACTCTAGGGTAATTGATATCTATCACGAATTACTACAGTTTGGTATAAATGTAGCTGTTTACGATCCTTATGCTGATAAGGCGCAAGTGCACGAAGAATACGGTATTACACTTTTATCAAATTTAGAAGACAAATACGATAGCATTATTTTGGCTGTAAGTCATCAAGAGTTTCTTACGTTAGATTTTGGGGCATTGAAAAATGGAGAGCAAGCCGTAATTTTTGATACCAAAGCTTTTTTAGACCGTAGAATTATTGATGCCCGACTTTAA